A region of Vigna radiata var. radiata cultivar VC1973A chromosome 6, Vradiata_ver6, whole genome shotgun sequence DNA encodes the following proteins:
- the LOC106762914 gene encoding HVA22-like protein i isoform X1, which yields MIIVVLRTLRLLLFEFGKKTERNCGSVEKNRGYKMIGSFLTWALAMVFGYAYPAYECYKAVEKNKPEIEQLRFWCQYWILVAVLTVCERVGDTFISWVPMYSEAKLAFFIFLWYPKTKGTTYVYDSFFRPYVAKHETEIDRNLLELRTRAGDIAVLYWQRAFSYGQTRIYDILQFVAAQSTPAPRPAQQRPGVKVRQPAPPNHQPAAATEPHVEEPPSPTSSTSSSQLQKEVAEELDFPKVPKAATSATGLSTQKSGGAALSTQKSGGTGTSTQKSAGAALSTQKSAGAALSTQKSNVAPETSIQSAPAEADAKQVEAGAPSSSSSVNENGNPPTPTKETIMEESIRLTRGRLRKTRSAGTR from the exons ATGATTATTGTTGTTCTAAGAACACTGCGCTTGCTATTGTTCGAGTTTGGAAAGAAAACTGAAAGGAATTGTGGTTCTGTGGAGAAAAATAGG GGATACAAAATGATTGGATCCTTTCTTACCTGGGCGCTTGC GATGGTCTTTGGCTATGCTTATCCAGCCTATGAATGTTATAAAGCGGTTGAAAAGAATAAACCGGAAATTGAACAACTCCGCTTTTGGTGCCAGTATTG GATCTTGGTGGCCGTTTTAACAGTATGTGAGAGGGTTGGTGATACTTTTATATCATG GGTCCCAATGTACAGTGAAGCTAAGTTggcatttttcatatttctttggTATCCCAAAACTAAG GGAACAACATATGTGTATGACTCCTTCTTCAGACCATATGTTGCCAAACATGAGACAGAGATTGATCGCAACTTGTTGGAACTGAGGACAAGGGCAGGGGACATTGCAGTTTTGTATTGGCAAAGAGCTTTCAGTTATGGTCAGACTAGAATATATGACATTTTGCAATTTGTTGCTGCACAGTCGACTCCAGCACCTCGACCTGCTCAG CAACGCCCAGGTGTGAAGGTCCGTCAACCAGCACCTCCAAATCACCAACCAGCTGCTGCAACGGAACCACATGTTGAGGAACCTCCATCCCCTACCTCTAGCACATCTTCGAGTCAGCTCCAGAAGGAAGTAGCAGAGGAATTGGATTTTCCAAAAGTTCCTAAAGCAGCCACATCTGCAACAGGTTTAAGTACTCAGAAATCGGGTGGAGCTGCTTTGAGTACTCAAAAGTCTGGTGGTACTGGTACGAGTACTCAGAAGTCTGCTGGAGCTGCTTTGAGTACTCAGAAGTCTGCTGGAGCTGCTTTGAGCACTCAAAAGTCTAATGTTGCGCCTGAAACAAGCATTCAGTCTGCACCAGCAGAGGCGGACGCAAAGCAGGTGGAAGCAGGAgcaccatcttcatcttcttcagttAATGAAAATGGGAATCCTCCTACTCCTACCAAAGAAACCATAATGGAAGAAAGCATTCGGTTAACACGTGGCAGACTAAGAAAAACCCGATCAGCAGGAACTCGCTAG
- the LOC106763867 gene encoding protein disulfide-isomerase LQY1, chloroplastic, with translation MTLSPSLSLPNLHSSFLSCPLKSKPSATTFIQPKPSSYPRIRALELDQNTVVAISVGLVSVAVGIGIPVFYETQIDNAAKRENTQPCFPCTGSGAQKCRFCLGSGNVTVELGGGEKEVSRCINCDGVGSLTCTTCQGSGIQPRYLDRREFKDDD, from the exons ATGACACTGtctccttctctttctcttcctaacttgcattcttcttttctttcttgccCTCTGAAATCCAAGCCTTCTGCAACAACTTTTATTCAACCAAAACCCTCTTCTTATCCTCGCATTAGAGCTTTGGAGCTTGATCAAAACACG GTAGTGGCTATAAGTGTAGGACTCGTGAGTGTGGCTGTTGGAATTGGCATTCCAGTGTTCTACGAAACCCAAATCGATAATGCT GCTAAGAGAGAAAACACGCAACCCTGCTTCCCATGTACTGGATCTGGTGCTC AGAAATGCAGATTTTGCTTAGGATCTGGCAATGTGACAGTTGAACTTGGTGGGGGTGAGAAGGAGGTCTCTAGATGCATAAACTGTGATGGTGTTGGTTCACTCACATGCACAACATGTCAAGGATCTGGAATTCAACCTCGTTACCTTGACCGCAG AGAATTCAAAGATGATGACTGA
- the LOC106762956 gene encoding tRNA (adenine(58)-N(1))-methyltransferase non-catalytic subunit trm6, with product MREGNSSNGRVTWEGCSVLLDINDGDRLVFARLSPAAKLKIGNKNCSLQPLIGRAFGTVFQVDTAPDGPCLSPAQVNVNNAEEIGDGQVNDELGDKVNVNSADEVRDGAVNVESRDNRALVDNNTAQSLTGEDIEAMRRQGARGNEIIEALIANSATFEKKTSFSQEKYRLKKQKKYAPKVLMRRPVARSICEAYFKKYPSKIGFLRVDTLSLLLSMANVSSNSDILVVDMIGGLLTGAVAERLGGTGFVCNSYFGQAPCSMDIVRIFNLSDEICKRILRSPISDLLSPKESSEQILQHDVCNVEGQSSDQISASASMVEISHSSENGISDIVTDNTEPVIRKAPKAGERAQKEVIDLWKENGFSSLIVAAPELDTWTVVKDLLPLLANSAPFAIYHQYLQPLATCMHNLQLGKMAIGLQISEPWLREYQVLPSRTHPCMQMSAFGGYILSGTKICSTANSAVPTE from the exons ATGAGAGAAGGTAACAGTAGCAATGGCAGAGTCACTTGGGAAGGTTGCAGCGTCTTGCTTGATATCAACGACGGAGACCGTCTGGTTTTCGCTCGTCTCTCTCCGGCAGC GAAATTGAAAATTGGGAATAAAAACTGCTCTCTGCAACCTTTAATTGGTCGTGCCTTTGGTACCGTTTTTCAAGTGGATACCGCTCCCGATGGGCCTTGTCTTTCTCCCGCACAAG TTAATGTTAATAATGCTGAGGAAATAGGAGATGGTCAAGTGAATGATGAGTTGGGGGACAAAGTTAATGTTAATAGTGCCGATGAAGTAAGAGATGGTGCAGTGAATGTTGAGTCAAGGGACAATCGTGCGTTGGTTGACAATAATACTGCACAAAGTCTGACTGGTGAAGATATAGAAGCCATGAGAAG GCAGGGTGCAAGAGGTAATGAAATAATTGAAGCTCTCATTGCCAATAGTGCAacatttgaaaagaaaacatcaTTCTCACAG GAGAAATATAGACTTAAGAAACAGAAGAAATATGCACCAAAAGTACTTATGAGGCGTCCTGTTGCTAGAag tATATGTGAAGCCTATTTTAAGAAGTATCCATCCAAAATTGG ATTTTTGCGGGTAGACACGCTGTCCCTTCTACTTTCCATGGCTAACGTTTCTTCAAATTCTGACATTCTCGTAGTTGATATGATTGGTGGCCTTCTCACTGGGGCAGTGGCAGAACGTTTAGGAG gTACCGGTTTTGTATGCAACTCATACTTTGGGCAGGCTCCATGTTCCATGGATATAGTTAGGATATTTAACTTAAGTGATGAAATCTGCAAGAG AATTCTACGTTCTCCCATTTCCGACTTGTTATCACCAAAAGAATCTTCTGAACAAATTCTGCAACATGATGTCTGCAATGTGGAAGGCCAGTCAAGT GATCAAATATCTGCGTCGGCCAGCATGGTGGAAATCTCTCATTCATCGGAAAATGGAATTTCTGATATTGTGACAGATAATACTGAACCTGTTATTCGGAAAGCTCCAAAGGCTGGAGAGAGGGCGCAGAAAGAAGTCATTGACTTGTGGAAGGAAAATGGTTTTTCTAG TCTAATTGTTGCTGCACCTGAGTTGGATACTTGGACAGTGGTTAAAGATCTCTTGCCCCTTTTAGCGAACTCTGCTCCTTTTGCAATTTATCATCAATATCTTCAg CCGCTTGCAACCTGCATGCACAATCTACAGCTTGGAAAAATGGCCATTGGATTGCAAATATCAGAGCCTTGGCTACGTGAATACCAG GTGCTTCCATCTAGAACTCATCCATGCATGCAAATGAGTGCATTTGGGGGCTACATTCTCAGTGGAACTAAGATATGCAGCACAGCTAACTCCGCAGTTCCTACAGAATAG
- the LOC106762914 gene encoding HVA22-like protein i isoform X2, producing MIGSFLTWALAMVFGYAYPAYECYKAVEKNKPEIEQLRFWCQYWILVAVLTVCERVGDTFISWVPMYSEAKLAFFIFLWYPKTKGTTYVYDSFFRPYVAKHETEIDRNLLELRTRAGDIAVLYWQRAFSYGQTRIYDILQFVAAQSTPAPRPAQQRPGVKVRQPAPPNHQPAAATEPHVEEPPSPTSSTSSSQLQKEVAEELDFPKVPKAATSATGLSTQKSGGAALSTQKSGGTGTSTQKSAGAALSTQKSAGAALSTQKSNVAPETSIQSAPAEADAKQVEAGAPSSSSSVNENGNPPTPTKETIMEESIRLTRGRLRKTRSAGTR from the exons ATGATTGGATCCTTTCTTACCTGGGCGCTTGC GATGGTCTTTGGCTATGCTTATCCAGCCTATGAATGTTATAAAGCGGTTGAAAAGAATAAACCGGAAATTGAACAACTCCGCTTTTGGTGCCAGTATTG GATCTTGGTGGCCGTTTTAACAGTATGTGAGAGGGTTGGTGATACTTTTATATCATG GGTCCCAATGTACAGTGAAGCTAAGTTggcatttttcatatttctttggTATCCCAAAACTAAG GGAACAACATATGTGTATGACTCCTTCTTCAGACCATATGTTGCCAAACATGAGACAGAGATTGATCGCAACTTGTTGGAACTGAGGACAAGGGCAGGGGACATTGCAGTTTTGTATTGGCAAAGAGCTTTCAGTTATGGTCAGACTAGAATATATGACATTTTGCAATTTGTTGCTGCACAGTCGACTCCAGCACCTCGACCTGCTCAG CAACGCCCAGGTGTGAAGGTCCGTCAACCAGCACCTCCAAATCACCAACCAGCTGCTGCAACGGAACCACATGTTGAGGAACCTCCATCCCCTACCTCTAGCACATCTTCGAGTCAGCTCCAGAAGGAAGTAGCAGAGGAATTGGATTTTCCAAAAGTTCCTAAAGCAGCCACATCTGCAACAGGTTTAAGTACTCAGAAATCGGGTGGAGCTGCTTTGAGTACTCAAAAGTCTGGTGGTACTGGTACGAGTACTCAGAAGTCTGCTGGAGCTGCTTTGAGTACTCAGAAGTCTGCTGGAGCTGCTTTGAGCACTCAAAAGTCTAATGTTGCGCCTGAAACAAGCATTCAGTCTGCACCAGCAGAGGCGGACGCAAAGCAGGTGGAAGCAGGAgcaccatcttcatcttcttcagttAATGAAAATGGGAATCCTCCTACTCCTACCAAAGAAACCATAATGGAAGAAAGCATTCGGTTAACACGTGGCAGACTAAGAAAAACCCGATCAGCAGGAACTCGCTAG